In Pleuronectes platessa chromosome 4, fPlePla1.1, whole genome shotgun sequence, the following proteins share a genomic window:
- the LOC128438415 gene encoding P2Y purinoceptor 4: MLPKNNSNGSGPCEDGKQPMSLIVLLCLVFFLGFLLNAFSLWVFWFRMPRWTSGTTLQFHLALSDAIAFPVIPMMAVYFVIDNNWTFGRALCHVNVALLSAHFYGSTIFLTLISIHRYTVVVHFSKGSCMKRKPFVKKLCAGVWFVMLIQALVYALVLHPSTENGNSQCLSIHQRNLTNTYFVINFFLFICGFFLPFVVSVVCYTLLADSLTRLNTSTAQGLKVKVKSQRMIGMCLVIFGLCFLPLHVIRTVGVVLTKYYPLKCHILLHIEKAYYSCWILAGVNSCLDPLLYCFGSQNFRDIFKSLKIVQGDAPNRSDSEMSANQ; the protein is encoded by the coding sequence atgcTGCCCAAAAACAACAGTAATGGTTCTGGACCATGTGAGGATGGGAAACAGCCCATGTCCCTCATCGTCCTCCTGTGCCTTGTCTTCTTCTTGGGCTTCCTCCTCAACGCCTTCAGCCTCTGGGTCTTCTGGTTCCGGATGCCCCGCTGGACCTCTGGAACCACACTGCAGTTCCACTTGGCCCTCAGCGACGCCATCGCGTTCCCAGTCATTCCAATGATGGCGGTATACTTCGTCATTGACAACAATTGGACCTTCGGACGGGCTCTGTGCCATGTCAACGTCGCTCTGCTCAGTGCACATTTCTACGGCAGTACCATATTCCTCACTCTCATCAGTATCCATCGGTACACAGTTGTGGTGCACTTCAGCAAAGGCTCATGTATGAAACGAAAGCCGTTTGTCAAGAAGCTGTGTGCAGGAGTTTGGTTTGTGATGCTGATCCAGGCTCTGGTCTATGCTCTTGTGCTTCATCCTAGCACAGAAAACGGAAACAGTCAGTGTCTCTCCATCCATCAGAGGAACCTGACCAACACCTACTTTGTCATTAACTTTTTCCTGTTCATCTGTGGGTTCTTTCTCCCTTtcgttgtgtctgttgtgtgctaCACCCTTCTGGCAGACTCCTTAACCCGCCTCAACACAAGCACAGCTCAAGGTCTGAAGGTCAAGGTGAAATCTCAGAGGATGATAGGCATGTGTCTGGTGATATTCGGGCTGTGTTTCCTGCCTCTGCACGTGATACGAACTGTGGGAGTGGTACTTACGAAATACTACCCGCTCAAATGCCACATTCTCCTGCATATTGAGAAGGCGTATTATTCCTGCTGGATCCTAGCAGGAGTGAACAGCTGCCTGGATCCATTGTTGTACTGTTTTGGTTCTCAAAACTTTCGAGACATATTTAAGTCCCTCAAAATTGTGCAGGGAGATGCTCCAAACAGGAGTGATTCAGAAATGTCTGCGAATCAGTAG